A single window of Ciona intestinalis unplaced genomic scaffold, KH HT001032.1, whole genome shotgun sequence DNA harbors:
- the LOC101242531 gene encoding BLOC-1-related complex subunit 8-like: protein MFSFYTGNEQFKNDRDMNLQINDKILEQKVQRCCDDVNKTGHLVANEPSLGLYRIQQHIRKAMPKLVACESTTKASDNQLKGLVFDTSGSTNVIQDMKKSSEIFSNIEKLLARATTAAAITNMK, encoded by the exons atgtttagtttttatacaggaaatgaacaatttaaaaacgaTCGTGATATGAACCTACAAATCAACGATAAAATATTGGAACAAAAAGTTCAACGTTGTTGTGACGATGTGAATAAGACTGGGCATTTAGTGGCGAATGAACCTTCACTTGGTTTGTACAgaatacaacaacatataaGGAAAGCCATGCCGAAGCTGGTTGCATGCGAAAGTACAACAAAAGCTTCTGATAACCAACTAaag gGCCTAGTGTTTGATACCAGTGGATCAACGAATGTAATCCAAGACATGAAAAAATCTTCCGAAATATTTTCCAACATTGAGAAGTTACTTGCACGAGCAACAACAGCAGCTGCGATAACGAACATGAAATGA